The Henckelia pumila isolate YLH828 unplaced genomic scaffold, ASM3356847v2 CTG_108, whole genome shotgun sequence genome has a window encoding:
- the LOC140870607 gene encoding uncharacterized protein has product MPRIDDLFDQLHGTSMYSKINLSVHGNVNGVFHNYLDKFVVVFIDDILVYTCSTDEHAQNLRLILDDLGILLTTTTVLALPSGLGGYVVYTDESLQGLGCVLTYSGHVIFYASRQLKNHKENYKVHDLELAAIVSALKI; this is encoded by the exons ATGCCGCGCATTGATGATTTATTCGACCAACTTCATGGTACCTCCATGTACTCCAAGATCAATTTGAG TGTTCATGGAAATGTGAACGGAGTCTTCCACAATTatctggacaagtttgtcgtagtttttattgatgatattttggtcTACACTTGTAGTACTGACGAGCATGCGCAGAACTTGAGGCTT ATCTTAGACGATTTGGGGATTCTACTGACTACCACGACTGTTCTTGCATTACCATCTGGACTCGGAGGCTATGTGGTTTACACCGATGAATCTCTTCAAGGATTGGGTTGTGTGCTGACATATAGTGGGCATGTGATTTTCtatgcttccagacagttgAAAAATCACAAAGAAAACTACAAAGTACacgatctagagcttgcagctaTCGTGTCTGCACTAAAGATTTGA